A window of Formosa sp. Hel1_31_208 contains these coding sequences:
- a CDS encoding DUF4251 domain-containing protein: protein MKKIILLCVSCVFVISCSATKTTASLEQIKTLDELVAHQNFSIESDYALPLVTNSLSALQNSGILAPGENIGRISLLNNANELVLKGSQISSKLPYFGEIQQSTGYNGSNNSIVLAGEIKDYRVNKHKDGSYTLKFDAKSKGENFDVIIILYPNLSSEMTLKGAKRFPIRYTGYVRVPKDDTNDVESIKK, encoded by the coding sequence ATGAAAAAGATTATTTTATTATGTGTTTCCTGTGTTTTTGTCATCTCCTGTAGTGCTACAAAAACGACTGCTTCACTAGAACAAATTAAGACTTTAGATGAATTAGTAGCCCATCAAAATTTTAGTATCGAATCAGATTATGCACTTCCTCTTGTAACGAATAGTTTAAGTGCGCTACAGAACTCAGGGATTTTAGCACCAGGTGAAAATATAGGTCGTATTAGTTTACTGAACAATGCGAATGAACTTGTTTTAAAAGGTTCTCAAATTTCTTCAAAACTTCCATATTTTGGTGAAATTCAACAATCGACTGGTTATAATGGCTCAAATAATAGTATTGTATTAGCGGGAGAGATTAAAGATTATCGCGTAAATAAACATAAAGATGGTAGTTACACTTTGAAATTTGATGCCAAAAGTAAAGGTGAAAACTTTGATGTCATTATTATTTTATACCCTAACTTAAGTAGTGAAATGACTCTAAAAGGAGCCAAACGTTTTCCAATACGTTATACTGGGTATGTGCGTGTACCGAAAGATGACACCAATGATGTTGAATCAATTAAAAAATAA
- a CDS encoding type IX secretion system membrane protein PorP/SprF: MKKITLYILFLICSYGYAQELNLPVFTQYLADNDFVISPTYAGIGDNFRIRANGLTQWVGIKNAPDNQSLYADFRISNQSGVGLSLYNDRNGNTRQKGVKFSFAHHIILDYTSKQYLSFGISYNINSFRIDIENFQPTEEIPIVDPSITDDRAISNNNFDVGFLYRWNRFYFSFNANNFLDKDIDNFNGFEIEPSKLLNFQLYSGYVIQSKTNKRVEFEPSIFYQMFNSDNRSSTDINFKYRKFNREGDYYWIGGSYRFLNDQFLKPLNVGPMAGIMKNRLYFAYSYQLTINDLSGFNSGTHMITIGLDFLQGISDCPCTKGTSWRKYRNNGTN; this comes from the coding sequence ATGAAAAAAATTACACTATATATTCTGTTTCTTATCTGTTCGTACGGTTATGCCCAAGAATTAAATTTACCCGTATTTACGCAATATTTGGCAGATAATGATTTCGTGATTTCACCTACTTACGCCGGAATTGGCGACAATTTCAGAATAAGAGCGAACGGACTCACCCAATGGGTAGGTATAAAGAATGCTCCAGACAACCAATCCTTATATGCAGATTTTAGAATCTCAAATCAATCTGGTGTTGGTTTATCTCTTTATAATGACCGAAACGGAAATACACGTCAAAAAGGAGTTAAATTTTCATTTGCCCATCATATTATCTTAGATTATACGTCAAAACAGTATTTATCTTTCGGTATATCGTATAACATTAATAGCTTTAGAATTGATATAGAAAACTTTCAGCCTACCGAAGAAATACCTATTGTTGACCCTAGTATTACTGATGATAGAGCGATTTCAAACAACAATTTTGATGTTGGATTTCTATATAGATGGAATCGATTCTACTTTAGTTTTAATGCTAATAATTTCTTAGATAAGGATATTGACAACTTTAATGGTTTCGAAATAGAACCAAGTAAGCTTTTAAATTTTCAATTGTATTCAGGATATGTGATTCAAAGTAAAACCAACAAAAGAGTTGAATTTGAGCCATCTATATTTTATCAAATGTTTAATAGTGATAACCGCTCAAGTACAGACATTAATTTTAAATACCGAAAATTTAATAGAGAAGGTGATTATTACTGGATCGGAGGTTCTTATCGCTTTTTGAATGACCAGTTTTTAAAACCATTGAACGTTGGACCAATGGCTGGAATCATGAAAAATAGACTGTATTTTGCCTATTCGTATCAATTGACAATTAATGATCTTTCAGGATTTAATTCTGGTACACATATGATTACTATAGGTTTAGATTTCTTACAAGGGATTAGTGATTGCCCATGTACTAAAGGAACAAGCTGGAGAAAATATAGAAATAACGGTACGAATTAA
- a CDS encoding FAD-dependent oxidoreductase: MKREDYKIHIVGAGVSGLIAAKTLEQQGYRPIILEASDRVGGRVKTDCVEGFQLDHGFQVLLDAYPLAKKHLDFQALELQTFRPGAVIFKDSRMQTIGDPIRDLSLLMPTMLANIGNFSDKLKILKLNNALKKKSISSIFSSEETSTLDYLVSKGFSNDIIHNFFKPFFSGIFLEPNLTTSSRMFEFVYKMFGEGHAVLPKSGIEAIPKQLKAQLEHTDFSFNTKIKSVHDDHLVTYEGKRIATHFTIIATEAHHLVSNLNTANTWKSCDNLYFKTTSRNITKPLIGLIAEDNALINNIFFHNSLETDQTAYGELLSVTVVKTHELDENELIKQVQKDLEMYCNISNTTFLKRYKIPMALPELSEMQNDCSPTETQLKPTIYLAGDQLLNGSLNAAMRSGERAAEGLILALEDGLRIEEITSEYL; encoded by the coding sequence ATGAAAAGAGAAGATTACAAGATTCATATTGTTGGAGCAGGAGTTAGCGGATTAATTGCTGCTAAAACTCTAGAACAGCAAGGCTATAGACCAATCATTTTAGAAGCCTCAGATCGGGTAGGAGGACGCGTAAAAACAGATTGTGTTGAGGGCTTTCAACTCGATCACGGATTTCAAGTTTTACTAGATGCTTATCCGTTAGCTAAGAAACATTTAGATTTTCAAGCATTAGAGTTACAAACATTTAGGCCAGGCGCAGTGATTTTTAAAGATAGTAGAATGCAAACTATTGGTGATCCTATTCGAGACCTATCACTATTAATGCCTACCATGTTAGCAAACATTGGTAATTTTAGTGATAAATTAAAGATATTAAAGCTTAATAACGCTTTAAAAAAGAAAAGTATCTCTTCTATTTTTTCTTCTGAGGAAACATCAACTTTAGACTATTTAGTATCTAAAGGCTTTAGCAATGACATCATACACAACTTCTTTAAACCCTTCTTTTCTGGAATATTCTTGGAACCCAATTTAACAACCTCAAGTCGTATGTTTGAATTTGTATATAAGATGTTTGGTGAAGGTCATGCCGTATTACCAAAGTCAGGAATTGAAGCTATTCCGAAGCAATTAAAAGCACAGCTAGAACACACGGACTTTAGCTTCAATACTAAAATAAAATCGGTTCATGATGATCATTTGGTGACATATGAGGGAAAACGTATAGCTACACATTTTACCATTATTGCCACCGAAGCTCATCACTTAGTTTCTAACTTGAATACCGCAAACACATGGAAGTCTTGTGATAATTTATATTTCAAAACTACTAGCAGGAATATCACAAAACCACTTATAGGTCTCATTGCAGAAGATAATGCGCTCATTAACAACATCTTCTTTCATAATAGTTTAGAAACAGATCAAACCGCATATGGTGAATTACTATCAGTTACAGTGGTTAAAACTCACGAACTTGATGAAAACGAATTGATAAAACAAGTTCAAAAGGACTTAGAGATGTATTGTAATATTTCAAATACAACGTTTCTAAAGCGTTATAAAATACCTATGGCTTTGCCAGAATTATCAGAAATGCAAAATGATTGTTCTCCAACAGAAACACAACTTAAACCAACAATTTATTTGGCTGGTGATCAGCTATTAAATGGGTCATTAAATGCGGCTATGCGATCTGGTGAACGTGCAGCAGAAGGCCTTATTTTGGCTTTAGAGGATGGTTTGCGAATAGAGGAAATTACTTCAGAATATTTATAA
- a CDS encoding PD40 domain-containing protein, with translation MKKYTLILMLALVVSCQKTTMTAHLSDHDILTPELFLPHIVTNEIDQEFGMTISPIDAKTILFTRRIGDEKQRIYETRYNNGQWNTPQIVSFSNDRDESPHFSKDGRTVYFGSERPIPNQTNLGGFDMNVWKTEWVNGAWTKPIPLSNTINKVQIEGENWPSSNVSHFVTSDDITFYTGTQVRGTKGLDIYQTTYDGADFKALKKLSSAINREDKWEYAPIISADGNYLFTQIYNREDGIGGDDIFVSKKDVEGKWMPSKNLGELINTNMNECPAAMTSDGKYFFFTRDKKDNPEEYDGISSIYIIETQALKLNELFK, from the coding sequence ATGAAAAAATACACATTAATACTCATGTTAGCATTAGTGGTATCATGCCAGAAAACAACTATGACTGCTCATCTTTCAGATCACGACATATTGACTCCTGAATTATTCTTACCTCATATAGTTACAAATGAAATTGATCAAGAATTTGGTATGACAATATCACCTATTGACGCTAAAACTATTTTATTCACTCGTAGAATTGGAGATGAAAAGCAACGCATTTACGAAACACGCTATAACAATGGGCAATGGAATACACCACAAATAGTCTCGTTTTCTAATGATAGAGATGAATCTCCTCATTTTTCTAAAGATGGAAGAACAGTCTATTTTGGTAGTGAGAGACCCATACCTAACCAGACTAATCTAGGAGGTTTTGATATGAATGTATGGAAAACAGAATGGGTGAATGGGGCTTGGACAAAGCCAATTCCTTTATCTAATACCATAAATAAGGTACAAATAGAGGGTGAAAATTGGCCGTCGAGCAATGTTTCGCATTTCGTGACGTCAGACGACATAACGTTCTATACTGGAACTCAAGTGAGAGGAACTAAAGGTTTAGATATATACCAAACAACTTATGATGGTGCTGATTTCAAAGCATTAAAAAAATTATCTTCTGCCATTAATAGAGAGGATAAATGGGAATATGCACCCATTATATCGGCGGATGGAAATTATTTATTTACCCAAATTTATAATCGTGAGGACGGTATTGGTGGTGATGATATATTTGTAAGTAAAAAGGACGTTGAAGGTAAATGGATGCCATCAAAGAACCTAGGAGAGCTCATAAATACTAATATGAATGAGTGTCCCGCAGCCATGACGTCTGATGGGAAGTACTTTTTCTTTACAAGAGATAAAAAAGATAACCCTGAAGAATATGACGGTATTTCTAGCATATATATTATAGAAACACAAGCATTAAAATTAAATGAATTATTTAAATAA
- a CDS encoding GntR family transcriptional regulator, with protein MIIKTSFRDQVKSLLLKKMRNGELTPGQSVSLAALARELDVSVTPIREALSQLEHSNIIRAIPNRGFIVPELSNIEANNLYQLVAILEVLALENSDFSRTIISKLKQQQLKFENAKTSIERINADIDFHSILTSSFKNNIALQMLDDLKTRIFYYEMGFMQDPSYHKYSEHHHHHIITALENKNVRLASDILKQNWMQILNYKSL; from the coding sequence ATGATAATTAAAACTAGCTTCAGAGATCAAGTAAAGTCTTTACTTCTAAAAAAGATGCGAAATGGAGAATTAACTCCGGGACAGAGTGTTTCATTGGCAGCTTTAGCTAGAGAATTGGATGTGAGCGTAACACCAATACGAGAAGCTTTATCGCAATTGGAGCATTCCAATATTATTAGAGCAATACCAAATAGAGGGTTTATTGTTCCAGAATTATCCAACATTGAGGCTAATAATTTGTATCAGTTAGTTGCAATATTAGAGGTCTTAGCGCTAGAAAATTCAGACTTCAGTAGAACTATCATTTCAAAATTAAAGCAACAGCAACTTAAATTTGAAAACGCTAAAACATCTATAGAGCGGATTAATGCAGATATAGATTTTCATTCCATTCTAACGTCATCATTCAAAAATAATATTGCGCTTCAAATGCTAGACGATTTAAAAACGCGCATCTTCTATTATGAAATGGGATTTATGCAAGATCCTAGTTATCACAAATATTCCGAACATCACCATCACCATATTATTACAGCCTTGGAAAATAAGAACGTTCGTTTAGCATCAGACATTTTAAAACAAAATTGGATGCAAATATTAAATTATAAAAGTCTATGA
- a CDS encoding translation factor GTPase family protein yields the protein MKVFDNKHIKNVAFVGAHRSGKTTLSETMLFEAGLINRCGSVEQHNTVSDYHEFEHQRGASVFATPLHTEWRNYKINIIDTPGLDDFIGEIISSIKVSDTIVTVINAKHGADIGTEIIWNYVDKYHKPTLFVINKIDSQKADFEKSVNSLKELVGNNAVLVQYPKIIDGAQCIIDVLKMKCYKFGPDGGKPEKLAIPEAELDYANKLHNELVEKAAENDEALLELYFEKGTLNEEELRQGIKVGMLNHDVFPVFCVSAIKDMGTGRLMGFIDNVAPAAADLNPEQTIEGDELKPELDGDTSLFVFKTIYQPNLGQLNFFKVMAGEVNVNDKLFNTRTGESETLNQLYIMDGKQKHSVQKLTVGDIGATTKLKYTETNDTLASKAEAGTIKPIKFPQPRLVRAVMAESTTEEEKLSDALRRIHSQDLTVDLSYNSETKQTLVGTQGELHLATLNWLLEHVYDVKAIFEIPKISYRETIQRSATANYRHKKQSGGSGQFGQVHLKIEPYFEGMPEPEGFSLRGKEVVDLPWEGKLVFYNCIVGGVIDQRYLQSIMKGILEVMESGPLTDSYIRDVRVMVYDGKMHAVDSNDISFKIAGAHAFREAFLNANPKLLEPTERMTLRVPEAMVGNVMTELQSRRAIIKGIETEAHYQILKCTIPSTELSDFSTQLRSITQGRATYSSTFKGYSPVPTHIQKQFIQEQQVLTA from the coding sequence ATGAAAGTATTTGACAATAAACACATCAAAAATGTGGCATTTGTCGGTGCACATCGCTCTGGCAAAACCACATTATCTGAGACCATGCTCTTTGAGGCTGGACTAATTAATAGATGTGGCTCTGTAGAGCAACATAACACGGTATCTGATTATCACGAATTTGAGCACCAACGCGGTGCTTCTGTTTTTGCTACACCTTTGCACACCGAATGGCGTAACTATAAAATTAATATTATTGACACTCCAGGACTTGATGATTTTATTGGTGAAATTATTTCCTCGATAAAAGTTTCCGATACTATTGTAACCGTTATTAATGCCAAACATGGTGCAGATATAGGGACAGAGATCATTTGGAATTATGTCGATAAATATCACAAACCAACGTTGTTTGTAATTAATAAAATTGATAGCCAGAAAGCTGATTTTGAAAAAAGCGTTAATAGCCTAAAAGAACTTGTTGGCAATAACGCTGTACTAGTGCAGTACCCTAAAATTATTGACGGTGCCCAATGTATTATTGATGTGCTTAAAATGAAATGTTACAAATTTGGTCCTGACGGAGGTAAACCTGAAAAATTAGCGATTCCGGAAGCAGAATTAGATTATGCCAATAAGTTGCATAATGAATTGGTGGAGAAAGCCGCAGAAAATGATGAAGCCTTACTAGAATTATACTTCGAAAAAGGCACATTAAATGAAGAGGAATTACGACAGGGGATTAAAGTAGGAATGTTAAATCATGATGTATTTCCCGTGTTCTGCGTGTCGGCAATAAAAGATATGGGAACAGGACGCTTAATGGGATTTATTGATAATGTAGCACCAGCTGCTGCCGATTTAAACCCTGAGCAAACGATTGAAGGTGATGAACTAAAACCAGAATTGGATGGAGATACTAGTCTTTTCGTTTTTAAAACGATTTACCAACCAAACTTAGGCCAGCTTAATTTCTTTAAAGTGATGGCAGGTGAAGTTAATGTTAATGATAAACTCTTTAATACGAGAACAGGTGAGTCTGAAACCTTGAACCAACTCTATATTATGGACGGAAAGCAAAAGCATAGCGTTCAAAAACTAACTGTTGGCGATATTGGTGCAACAACCAAATTAAAATATACTGAAACCAATGACACTTTAGCGTCTAAAGCTGAAGCAGGAACTATTAAACCGATAAAATTTCCACAACCTCGTTTAGTGAGAGCCGTAATGGCTGAATCAACTACTGAAGAAGAAAAGCTTAGTGATGCTTTAAGACGCATTCATAGCCAAGATTTAACCGTTGATTTGAGTTATAACTCAGAAACTAAACAGACGTTAGTCGGTACCCAAGGAGAATTGCATTTAGCAACTTTAAATTGGTTATTAGAACATGTTTATGATGTTAAGGCAATTTTTGAAATTCCGAAAATTTCTTATCGTGAAACCATTCAACGTAGTGCAACGGCCAATTACAGACATAAAAAGCAGAGTGGAGGATCAGGACAATTCGGACAAGTTCATTTAAAGATTGAACCCTATTTTGAGGGCATGCCAGAACCTGAAGGCTTTTCTTTAAGAGGTAAAGAAGTCGTTGATCTGCCTTGGGAAGGTAAATTAGTTTTTTATAACTGTATTGTTGGTGGTGTGATTGATCAGCGTTATTTGCAATCCATTATGAAAGGCATATTAGAAGTCATGGAATCAGGCCCATTAACAGACTCTTATATACGAGATGTACGAGTGATGGTTTATGATGGTAAAATGCATGCTGTAGATTCTAATGACATTTCATTTAAAATTGCAGGAGCACACGCCTTTAGAGAGGCTTTTTTGAATGCTAATCCGAAATTATTAGAACCAACAGAACGAATGACACTGCGCGTTCCAGAAGCTATGGTTGGCAATGTCATGACTGAATTACAAAGTCGTCGTGCAATAATTAAAGGAATAGAAACAGAAGCACATTATCAGATATTAAAATGTACTATTCCAAGTACTGAACTATCAGATTTTTCGACACAATTACGTTCTATCACTCAAGGACGAGCTACCTACTCATCCACTTTTAAAGGTTATAGTCCTGTCCCAACACATATTCAAAAACAATTCATACAAGAACAACAAGTATTAACCGCATAA
- a CDS encoding M23 family metallopeptidase, which yields MTLRFFFLIILISVNLYAQKNPELKLIDFSGFDLIVKSDSTEVISKEDVLVLPDIKASHWNHTVYNPYKEVTLTFPLPLKFTDSTYASPISKEKVITSRYGWRRGRAHKGIDIDLVTGDSLFAMFDGIVRMSRYSKGHGRTVVLRHYNGLETVYAHLSVYGVKENDSIVKGQYLGKGGASGNARGSHLHLVVNYKGVSINPEYLFEFEKDNKVRANELWITRQWTRPISHNSKRQSKIQLLLSEDEAVASLIKKQSIYVVRPGDTLSRISRRNNITIAALCRTNAIKRSSVIKVGQKLIIEN from the coding sequence ATGACATTGCGTTTTTTCTTTTTAATAATCCTCATCTCAGTAAACCTTTATGCTCAAAAGAATCCAGAGCTCAAGTTGATAGACTTTTCTGGTTTTGATTTAATTGTAAAAAGTGATTCTACTGAAGTTATTTCAAAAGAGGACGTACTAGTTTTACCAGATATCAAAGCTTCCCACTGGAATCACACTGTTTACAATCCGTATAAAGAGGTAACCCTTACATTTCCGTTACCATTAAAATTTACCGATTCTACATACGCCTCTCCTATTAGTAAAGAAAAAGTCATAACATCACGATATGGCTGGCGTAGAGGACGAGCTCATAAAGGAATTGATATAGATTTGGTGACTGGAGATAGCCTTTTTGCTATGTTTGATGGAATTGTTCGAATGTCAAGATATAGCAAAGGTCATGGAAGAACTGTTGTACTCAGACATTATAACGGCTTAGAAACCGTATATGCACATTTATCGGTGTACGGAGTAAAAGAAAATGATTCTATTGTAAAAGGTCAATATTTAGGAAAAGGAGGTGCTTCTGGAAATGCAAGAGGAAGTCATTTGCATTTAGTTGTAAATTATAAAGGCGTATCTATTAATCCAGAATACCTATTTGAATTTGAAAAAGATAACAAGGTAAGAGCCAATGAACTTTGGATAACACGTCAATGGACACGTCCCATCTCACACAATTCAAAGCGTCAAAGCAAGATTCAGTTATTATTATCTGAAGATGAAGCGGTAGCGAGTCTCATCAAAAAACAATCCATCTATGTGGTAAGACCAGGAGATACCTTGTCTAGAATATCAAGACGCAATAATATTACTATAGCTGCACTATGCAGAACTAATGCAATTAAACGCAGCTCGGTAATTAAAGTTGGCCAGAAACTCATTATTGAAAATTAA
- a CDS encoding winged helix-turn-helix domain-containing protein, translating into MSTVVNCHEIVCYLQDMMNKRQIYLYTGLAFLFVLSYMLTSSNEDHNDLSENVKIAVREVGNQLLLYNEDNSSLILPVKEVAQGSYELSFEKSLFILPDQLVKIIDSTFQKSDLPKNYRIEVLQCSDQEVAYSYQIKEDKESTIIPCMGRSLPEQCYTIEVKFLNRAALISRSRTLIIVALLSLTLILLEYFLRKQKTSNSLSRSSQQFAKIGSFKFYPDQNKLVKEATEISLSKKECELLAIFISRPNEIIKRDELTKRVWEDNGVIVGRSLDTYISKLRKILMADTSIKLTNVHGVGYKLETI; encoded by the coding sequence GTGTCAACAGTTGTAAATTGTCATGAAATAGTATGTTATTTACAAGATATGATGAACAAACGACAAATTTATCTATATACCGGTTTGGCTTTTTTATTCGTGTTGTCCTATATGTTGACCAGCTCAAATGAAGACCATAATGATTTATCAGAAAATGTAAAAATTGCTGTTCGAGAAGTTGGTAATCAGTTGTTACTTTATAATGAAGATAATAGCTCCTTGATTCTTCCCGTTAAAGAAGTTGCACAAGGTTCTTATGAATTGTCGTTTGAAAAATCATTATTCATATTACCAGATCAGCTTGTCAAGATTATAGATAGTACCTTCCAGAAGTCAGATTTACCCAAGAATTATCGCATTGAAGTATTGCAATGTAGTGATCAAGAAGTCGCTTATAGTTATCAAATAAAAGAAGATAAGGAAAGTACTATTATACCTTGCATGGGACGCTCACTTCCCGAGCAATGCTATACTATTGAAGTGAAGTTTTTAAACCGAGCTGCTCTAATCTCTCGGAGTCGGACGCTTATAATTGTCGCACTATTAAGCCTCACGCTTATTCTGTTAGAGTACTTTCTGCGCAAACAAAAAACTTCGAATTCACTATCGCGCAGTAGCCAACAATTTGCTAAAATAGGTAGTTTTAAATTTTATCCCGATCAGAACAAATTGGTAAAGGAAGCTACAGAAATTAGTTTGTCTAAAAAAGAATGTGAACTCTTAGCTATTTTTATTTCGCGTCCTAATGAAATTATAAAACGTGATGAACTCACAAAAAGAGTTTGGGAAGATAACGGAGTGATTGTAGGTAGAAGTTTAGATACTTACATTTCCAAATTGCGAAAGATATTAATGGCAGACACCAGTATTAAACTCACTAATGTGCATGGTGTTGGCTATAAGTTAGAAACTATTTAA